The region TTGATTCTTTGCAGAAACGTTCTCATTTATTTTAATGATGAATTGCAAAATAAGGTTCTAAAATTATTTTATGACAGTTTGCCTATTCATGGATTCTTAGCTTTGGGAAAAAAAGAATCTTTACGATTTAGTAGTGTCTATGAAAATTTTAAGGAAATTGATCGAAATGAAAAAATATATCAAAAAATAAAATAATATGGATATGATAATCATTGGTGGATCAGCGGGTTCGTTTAATACAATACTATCTATATTAAACGGTCTGGACAAAAGTGTTTCTGTACCAATTGTAATTGTTTTACATAGATTAAAAAACTGCGAATCTTCATTTGAAGATATTTTAAGAAACAATACCCATTATATTGTAAAAGAAGTAGAAGATAAAGAAATTATAAAAAAAGGCATACTATATACCGCTCCATCAAATTATCATCTCTTATTAGAAGAAAACTATACATTTTCATTAGACGTTTCAGATCTGGTCAATTATAGCAGACCCTCAATAGATGTAACTTTTGAATCTGCTTCTGCCATATTAAAAGAAAAATGCTGCGGAATATTGCTATCGGGTGCTAATAACGATGGAGCAGAAGGTTTAAAACTAATCGCAGAAAATAATGGGACGACTATTATTCAAGACTGCCAAGAAGCAGAATTCGATAACATGCCCAAAGCCGCAAAACTAATATACAAATACCATCAAGAATTAAATACCAAAAATATCATAAACAAATTGAATAATGAATACTGCTAAAACGCATACCCTGTTATTGATTGATGACAAACCTGCTAATTTAATTGCTTTAAAAAGCATGCTTGAGCATCCCACTAGAGAAATTATGTGCTGTCAATCTGCCAATGAAGGATTACAAATACTGCTAAAAGAAAAAATTTCACTCATTTTAGTAGATGTTCAAATGCCCGAAATGGATGGTTATGAGTTTGTTGAAATAATAAAACAACATCCAGATACGGCCAACATACCTACTATTTTTGTCACAGCCATAAGCGATGAACCTAAATATATTAACAAGGCTTATGATCTAGGGGCCATCGATTTTCTTTTTAAACCTCTAATTACAGAAGTTACTAGGAAAAAAGTGGACTCTTTTTTAAAAATATGGGATTATGATCAACAATTAAAAGCATTGAATGAGAAGCTTCTGGTAAAAAACAGCGAGTTAGAACAATTTGCAAATATCATCGCGCATGATTTGAAAACCCCTTTAAACAATATAAAGTCTCTAATTGATTTTATAGAAGAAGAACATGTACTAGACCTAAAAGAAGAAGCTACCGGACTGTTTGAAATGGTAAAAAGCTCTGCAATGGATATGTCTAAATTGATTGATGATTTATTACATTATTCTAAGAATGTAGAAAACAATGAGGGCAAAGAGAGTATTCATATTTTAACAGAAATTAACGGAATAATCAAACTTATTGATACCGATAATAGTATTAAAATCAATAAAGAGAATTTAAATCATACTGTTTTATTCCAGCCCGTAGCATTTAAACAAATCATTCAAAATTTATTATCAAACGCTATCAAATATAACGACAAAGAGGTTACTGAAATAAACATCATTTACTCCGAAATTGATAAAAAAATATCCATTATTGATAATGGACCAGGAATACCCGAAAATCAACATGAAAAGGTTTTTGATATGTTTTACACTCTTGGCAAATCATCCCGAGGAGATTCTGGTACTGGTATCGGTTTGAATTTGGTCAAAAAACTAGCCGAAAGAAACGATGTTAGAGTTCATTTCAATAGCAATTATACCGAAGGAACAGAAGTCATCATTTCAAACTTAATTACTTCATAAAACCAGTAACAAACCTAGTAGTAGTAAAAAAGGCTGTATTAATAAAAATACAGCCTTTTTTAATTACAAGTTAATTCTTCAAAACTTCTTCTAAAACATTAGCCTCTGTTCCATTAGGGAATGGAATTTTTAATTTTTGAGCTAGTGTTGGTGCAATTTCTGTGATATTTTTTTTATCATATGATTCCCCTTTTTTAACATTCCAACCATAAAAAATAGCTGGTACATGTGTATCATAGCTGTACGGAGTTCCATGAGAAGTTCCTTTTCCTTGATACTCAATATAACCCGGCTTATCTAAAATGACAAGGTCTCCATTCTGAGTAACATCATATCCTTTAACAATAAAATTTAAAAAATAATCATTTCCTGAAGCATCCAAAATTTCTTCTTCAGTATACACTCTTTTGACATAATCCTGAGACATTAAGTAGGTTTTAAAAGAAGCTTTAACCACATTCAAATCTAGATTCTTATTCTTAATCGTCTCTTTATTAAAAAACAAATTGAAACTAGAATAATTCAAAATTAGATCAGCTCCAAAAGTTTTCATAGAGAAATCTTTAAGATTTGCTCTAATATCTTTTGGACTCACACTTCTTACGTTATACTTGTTTTCTTTTAAAAAATTAACATTCTCAGCACCTGCGTGATCTGCAGTCAAGAAAAGCAAATAATTATCCTTACCTACTTTCTTATCCAGATACACTAAAAAATCAGCTATAGTTTGATCCAATCTTAAATAAGTATCCTGTAATTCCATAGAACGAGGCCCTAACAAATGCCCTACATAATCAGTAGAAGAAAAACTAACCGCTAAAAAATCAGTAACATCATCTTTACCTAATTCTTCCATTTCGATTGTTCTCATAGCAAATTCAGCCACAAGATCATTACCAAAAGGCGTTGACCTTAATACTCCTGCATCATTTTTCTCATACATCGCTTTCAAGTTATATGGAAAAACCGGAGCTGAACTGTTATACAATAAACCTTCATACGGATTATCATCTACTAAACTCTCATTGTATGTACTCTTAGGTCTATACAAATCCCAGCCTTTATTAATATAGGCCATATATCTCTTTTCATCATTGAATTTGGTTACCCATTCCGGTAATTTTTCACCGTAGAAAGTACTCGAAACAAAAGCACCAGTTTTACTATACCAAAAGGCCCAATTTGCAAAATGGCCTGCCGGCAATATCGCTCCACGATCTTTAATACTCAATCCTATGACCTTACCTTTAAAATTGGTCGCCATACGCAATTCATCCGTAATTGTAGTACTTTGCAAATTTTTAGGTGACATCTCACCTTCCTCTTTAGTTCCATTCCCAATGGTACTCACAGAAGCATCATCTGTACAATACATCTCTTTACCCAAAGTTCTACTGAACCATTCGTTCCCAACAATACCATGCACGGATGGCGTTGCTCCAGTATAGATAGAAGCATGTCCAGGAGCAGTATAGGTAGGCATATAATTATAATGCATGTTTTGAAAAGTATAACCATTATTCATTAACCTTTTAAAACCATTCGCAGAAAAATCATCTGAAAAACGATACAAATACTCAGTCTTCATTTGATCCACAACAATCCCAATCACTAATTTGGGACGTTGTTGGGCATAAGCATTTACAATCCCTATAAATGCAAAAAATAAAATCAATTTTCTCATAATATACTTTATATAGCTCGTAAAAATACAAATTAAACTCTAAAACTAGTCTATTAGAAACCTAAGAATTACCATATGATGTTTATCATTTAACATAATGAATTCACATGCAAAACAATAGCTCTTATTAGAAACAGGGTTTTCAAACAAATGCGACAAACCGAGGATCAATCCCAAAACCTGGGGGGAAATGTCAAAATAAATTGAGAGATTTGCAATCTTAAGAATGAGAGATGCCCCCAATAGACCTTTTAAAATTCATGTTACCTGACTTTTTAGTAGATCACTTTGAAGTGGTTTCTTCTACTAACACAGAAGAAATAGTACACCTATATTTTGAAGAGAATGCCAAGCCTCCAAAAGAATTTGATACACTGGAACTAGTATCAAAGGGCTTTCAGGATGAGATAACCATTCAGGATTTCCCTCTCAGAGGTAAATATGTATATCTACATATAAAAAGACGTCGCTGGACAAATAAGACAACAGGCGAAATTCTTAAAAGAGATTGGAATTTAGTTGCTAAAGGA is a window of Flavobacterium acetivorans DNA encoding:
- a CDS encoding hybrid sensor histidine kinase/response regulator, with protein sequence MNTAKTHTLLLIDDKPANLIALKSMLEHPTREIMCCQSANEGLQILLKEKISLILVDVQMPEMDGYEFVEIIKQHPDTANIPTIFVTAISDEPKYINKAYDLGAIDFLFKPLITEVTRKKVDSFLKIWDYDQQLKALNEKLLVKNSELEQFANIIAHDLKTPLNNIKSLIDFIEEEHVLDLKEEATGLFEMVKSSAMDMSKLIDDLLHYSKNVENNEGKESIHILTEINGIIKLIDTDNSIKINKENLNHTVLFQPVAFKQIIQNLLSNAIKYNDKEVTEINIIYSEIDKKISIIDNGPGIPENQHEKVFDMFYTLGKSSRGDSGTGIGLNLVKKLAERNDVRVHFNSNYTEGTEVIISNLITS
- the pafA gene encoding alkaline phosphatase PafA, which gives rise to MRKLILFFAFIGIVNAYAQQRPKLVIGIVVDQMKTEYLYRFSDDFSANGFKRLMNNGYTFQNMHYNYMPTYTAPGHASIYTGATPSVHGIVGNEWFSRTLGKEMYCTDDASVSTIGNGTKEEGEMSPKNLQSTTITDELRMATNFKGKVIGLSIKDRGAILPAGHFANWAFWYSKTGAFVSSTFYGEKLPEWVTKFNDEKRYMAYINKGWDLYRPKSTYNESLVDDNPYEGLLYNSSAPVFPYNLKAMYEKNDAGVLRSTPFGNDLVAEFAMRTIEMEELGKDDVTDFLAVSFSSTDYVGHLLGPRSMELQDTYLRLDQTIADFLVYLDKKVGKDNYLLFLTADHAGAENVNFLKENKYNVRSVSPKDIRANLKDFSMKTFGADLILNYSSFNLFFNKETIKNKNLDLNVVKASFKTYLMSQDYVKRVYTEEEILDASGNDYFLNFIVKGYDVTQNGDLVILDKPGYIEYQGKGTSHGTPYSYDTHVPAIFYGWNVKKGESYDKKNITEIAPTLAQKLKIPFPNGTEANVLEEVLKN
- a CDS encoding ISAon1 family transposase N-terminal region protein produces the protein MLPDFLVDHFEVVSSTNTEEIVHLYFEENAKPPKEFDTLELVSKGFQDEITIQDFPLRGKYVYLHIKRRRWTNKTTGEILKRDWNLVAKGTRMTQEFAAFLKEINR
- a CDS encoding chemotaxis protein CheB; the encoded protein is MDMIIIGGSAGSFNTILSILNGLDKSVSVPIVIVLHRLKNCESSFEDILRNNTHYIVKEVEDKEIIKKGILYTAPSNYHLLLEENYTFSLDVSDLVNYSRPSIDVTFESASAILKEKCCGILLSGANNDGAEGLKLIAENNGTTIIQDCQEAEFDNMPKAAKLIYKYHQELNTKNIINKLNNEYC